A single Catenulispora sp. GP43 DNA region contains:
- a CDS encoding methylmalonyl-CoA mutase — MSSLSESGLPIEPVYGPSALTGWDPAAKLGEPGAYPFTRGVYPTMYTGKPWTMRQYAGFGTAAESNRRYHQLINAGTMGLSVAFDLPTQMGYDSDEAIAAGEVGKVGVAIDSVEDMRVLFEGIPLGEVSTSMTINAPGSVLLLMYQLVGEEQGVPSNKLTGTIQNDILKEYIARGTYIFPPKPSLRLVSNVFQYCHREVPKWNTISISGYHMAEAGATPAQEIAFTLANGIEYVRAAVASGLDVDDFAPRLSFFFVARTTLLEEIAKFRAARRIWARVMRDEFGAKNPKSQMLRFHTQTAGVQLTAQQPEVNLVRVALQGLGAVLGGTQSLHTNSFDEAIALPTEKAARLALRTQQVIAYESDVTKTVDPLAGSYAIEAMTDEVETAALELMARVEDYGGAVAGIEAGFQKQEIERSAYQITQEIDSGKRTVVGVNKYTIDVEEPYEPLRVDPAIEAQQAERLVKLRAERDNGAVTKALDAMKRAAESDTENVLYPMREALAARATGGEVSHALRAVWGTYVPADAF, encoded by the coding sequence GTGTCATCGCTGAGCGAGTCCGGCCTGCCGATCGAGCCCGTGTACGGTCCGTCCGCGCTGACCGGCTGGGATCCGGCCGCCAAGCTCGGCGAGCCGGGGGCCTACCCGTTCACCCGCGGGGTGTACCCGACGATGTACACCGGCAAGCCGTGGACGATGCGGCAGTACGCCGGGTTCGGGACCGCGGCGGAGTCCAACCGGCGCTACCACCAGCTGATCAACGCCGGGACCATGGGCCTTTCGGTGGCCTTCGACCTGCCCACGCAGATGGGCTACGACTCCGACGAGGCGATCGCGGCCGGCGAGGTGGGCAAGGTCGGCGTGGCCATCGACTCGGTCGAGGACATGCGGGTGCTCTTCGAGGGGATCCCGCTGGGCGAGGTGTCGACGTCGATGACGATCAACGCCCCCGGTTCGGTGCTGCTGCTGATGTACCAGCTGGTCGGCGAGGAGCAGGGGGTGCCCTCGAACAAGCTGACCGGCACCATCCAGAACGACATCCTGAAGGAGTACATCGCGCGTGGGACGTACATCTTCCCGCCGAAGCCGTCGCTGCGCCTGGTGTCCAACGTCTTCCAGTACTGCCACCGCGAGGTGCCGAAGTGGAACACGATCTCCATCAGCGGCTACCACATGGCCGAGGCCGGGGCCACGCCCGCGCAGGAGATCGCCTTCACCCTGGCCAACGGCATCGAGTACGTGCGCGCCGCCGTGGCTTCGGGACTTGACGTGGACGACTTCGCGCCCCGCCTGTCGTTCTTCTTCGTGGCCCGCACCACCCTGCTGGAGGAGATCGCGAAGTTCCGCGCGGCCCGCCGCATCTGGGCCCGCGTGATGCGCGACGAGTTCGGCGCCAAGAACCCCAAGTCGCAGATGCTGCGCTTCCACACCCAGACCGCCGGCGTCCAGCTCACGGCGCAGCAGCCGGAGGTCAACCTGGTCCGGGTGGCCCTGCAGGGCCTCGGCGCGGTGCTCGGCGGCACCCAGTCCCTGCACACCAACTCCTTCGACGAGGCCATCGCCCTGCCGACGGAGAAGGCCGCCCGCCTCGCGTTGCGCACCCAGCAGGTGATCGCCTACGAGTCCGACGTCACCAAGACCGTCGACCCGCTGGCCGGCTCCTACGCCATCGAGGCCATGACCGACGAGGTCGAGACCGCGGCCCTGGAGCTGATGGCCCGGGTCGAGGACTACGGCGGCGCCGTCGCGGGCATCGAGGCCGGCTTCCAGAAGCAGGAGATCGAGCGCTCGGCGTACCAGATCACCCAGGAGATCGACAGCGGGAAGCGCACCGTCGTCGGCGTCAACAAGTACACGATCGACGTCGAGGAGCCCTACGAGCCGCTGCGCGTCGACCCCGCGATCGAGGCCCAGCAGGCCGAGCGCCTGGTGAAGCTGCGCGCCGAGCGGGACAACGGCGCCGTGACGAAGGCCCTGGACGCGATGAAGCGCGCCGCGGAATCGGACACCGAGAACGTGCTGTACCCGATGCGCGAGGCGCTGGCCGCGCGGGCCACCGGCGGCGAGGTCAGCCACGCGCTGCGGGCGGTGTGGGGGACGTACGTGCCGGCGGACGCCTTCTAG
- a CDS encoding SigE family RNA polymerase sigma factor encodes MPESGTDNKADADTEFQAYMAARWPVLVRTAYLLTGDRFLAEDLAQTALTRVYASWRRVRRADDVDAYVRRVLVNANSGRFRKRRVAEHLVAAPQDGRSHIPHEPLAQRSAVMAALAELPPRQRAVVVLRYWEDLSEREVAAVLGCSTGTVKSQASKALARLRNSAALVDPGSVLAESGRKDAE; translated from the coding sequence ATGCCCGAGAGCGGCACGGACAACAAGGCCGACGCCGACACCGAGTTCCAGGCCTACATGGCGGCGCGGTGGCCGGTGCTCGTACGGACGGCTTATCTGCTGACGGGAGACCGGTTCCTGGCCGAGGACCTGGCGCAGACCGCGCTGACGCGGGTCTACGCGTCGTGGCGCCGGGTGCGGCGGGCCGACGACGTCGACGCCTACGTGCGGCGGGTGCTGGTCAACGCCAACTCCGGACGGTTCCGGAAACGGCGGGTGGCCGAGCACCTGGTCGCGGCGCCCCAGGACGGGCGCTCGCACATCCCGCACGAGCCGCTCGCCCAGCGGTCCGCGGTGATGGCGGCGCTGGCCGAACTGCCGCCGCGCCAGCGGGCCGTGGTGGTGCTGCGGTACTGGGAGGACCTCTCCGAACGGGAGGTCGCCGCGGTGCTGGGCTGCTCGACCGGGACGGTCAAGAGCCAGGCCTCGAAGGCGCTGGCGCGGCTGCGGAACAGCGCCGCTCTCGTCGATCCCGGGTCGGTACTGGCGGAATCCGGAAGGAAGGATGCGGAATGA
- a CDS encoding N,N-dimethylformamidase beta subunit family domain-containing protein, with the protein MGFGKYGRRVAAKAKREVTGMFRAKPYNPGHPVPPSRDIASAENVAAAGEPVWSPKSGGTCASSDVEGRVRVYASANSVNLGAGIDFMVSVNPPQPYTVEVFRVGAEDVSVLKTEGLDGVTQEWSALDLVTRTITCSWTPSWHLDVPADWRSGIHVAKLRTEDGLQTCVPFVVRDDAGSHDILVALPFPTYQAYNEYPKDKKTGASLYYAWEDGKIHTEGKAATKVSFERPYHVTGLPANFDLDTAFAKWVEIWAAEHGRSIGYADSANLHDGTVDPTRHKALIFPGHDEYWSAPMRDALDKAIANGAHVAFLAANNVYWRIRLEDGGRTVVCYKNRPDPGASSPNERTAQWRQTGRPEQEVLGAQYVSTLKGTAPLVVDNAGHWFWEGTGVRNGEQIPELLWGECDQVQPWIPSPDGVEILAASPYTGQGQPRMQHTVVHQTAAGGLVFDGGTFHWAKGLSAHGIADSRIQRATANLLARMLGE; encoded by the coding sequence ATGGGGTTCGGCAAGTACGGCCGGCGCGTAGCGGCCAAGGCCAAGCGCGAGGTCACCGGGATGTTCCGGGCCAAGCCCTATAACCCCGGGCACCCCGTCCCGCCGTCGCGCGACATCGCATCGGCCGAGAACGTCGCCGCCGCCGGGGAGCCGGTCTGGTCGCCGAAGTCCGGCGGCACCTGCGCCAGCAGCGACGTCGAGGGCCGCGTCCGGGTCTACGCGTCGGCGAACAGCGTCAACCTCGGCGCGGGGATCGACTTCATGGTGTCGGTGAACCCGCCACAGCCGTACACCGTCGAGGTGTTCCGGGTCGGGGCCGAGGATGTCAGCGTCCTGAAGACCGAGGGGCTGGACGGTGTGACGCAGGAGTGGTCGGCCCTCGATCTGGTCACCCGCACCATCACCTGTTCCTGGACGCCGAGCTGGCACCTGGACGTGCCGGCCGACTGGCGCAGCGGGATCCACGTCGCGAAGCTGCGGACCGAGGACGGCTTGCAGACGTGCGTCCCCTTCGTGGTGCGCGACGACGCGGGGAGCCACGACATCCTGGTCGCGCTGCCGTTCCCGACGTACCAGGCGTACAACGAGTACCCCAAGGACAAGAAGACCGGCGCGAGCCTGTACTACGCCTGGGAAGACGGCAAGATCCACACCGAGGGCAAGGCCGCGACGAAGGTCAGCTTCGAGCGGCCGTACCACGTCACCGGGCTGCCGGCGAACTTCGACCTGGACACGGCGTTCGCCAAGTGGGTCGAGATCTGGGCCGCCGAGCACGGCAGGAGCATCGGCTACGCCGACAGCGCGAACCTGCACGACGGGACCGTGGACCCGACGCGTCACAAGGCCCTGATCTTCCCCGGGCACGACGAGTACTGGTCGGCGCCGATGCGCGACGCGCTCGACAAGGCGATCGCCAACGGCGCGCATGTGGCTTTCCTGGCGGCGAACAACGTGTACTGGCGTATCCGGTTGGAGGACGGGGGCCGGACGGTCGTCTGCTACAAGAACCGCCCCGACCCCGGCGCGTCGTCGCCGAACGAGCGCACCGCGCAGTGGCGGCAGACGGGACGGCCGGAGCAGGAGGTGCTCGGCGCGCAGTACGTGTCGACGCTGAAGGGGACCGCGCCGCTGGTGGTGGACAACGCGGGCCACTGGTTCTGGGAGGGCACCGGGGTCCGGAACGGGGAGCAGATCCCGGAGCTGCTGTGGGGCGAGTGCGACCAGGTGCAGCCGTGGATTCCGAGCCCTGACGGCGTCGAGATCCTGGCGGCCTCGCCGTACACCGGGCAGGGGCAGCCGCGGATGCAGCACACCGTGGTGCACCAGACGGCGGCCGGCGGGCTGGTCTTCGACGGCGGCACGTTCCACTGGGCGAAGGGGTTGTCCGCGCACGGGATCGCCGACTCGCGGATCCAGCGCGCGACCGCGAACCTGTTGGCGCGGATGCTGGGGGAGTAG